From Lemur catta isolate mLemCat1 chromosome 19, mLemCat1.pri, whole genome shotgun sequence, a single genomic window includes:
- the LOC123624180 gene encoding vomeronasal type-1 receptor 2 produces MASVDLKIGTIFLLQIVIGILGNFSLLYHYMFLYVGGCRPKPMDLILRHLTVANSLVLSRGIPEAMTAFGLKHLINYFGCKVFLYVHRVARSVSIGTTCLLSVFQLITIHPMNSRWAEIKVKASKYIGLSSILCWTLHILVNIIFPIYTSGKLSNKNITKRKDLGYCSPPLHDKVVNSVYSALTSFHDVLCLGLMLWSSSSMIFILHRHKQRIQHIHRNNLSPRSSPETRATQSILVLVSTFVSFYAFSSITYIYLALFDNSSGWLVNTAALITACFPTISPFVLMSHDSSIYRFCCGRNTGFSHVIRNI; encoded by the coding sequence ATGGCCTCCGTCGATTTGAAAATAGGAACGATCTTCCTACTGCAGATTGTCATTGGAATCCTGGGGAATTTTTCACTCTTGTATCATTACATGTTCCTTTATGTTGGTGGATGCAGGCCAAAACCAATGGATTTGATTCTCAGGCACCTGACTGTAGCCAACTCCTTGGTTCTCTCTAGAGGAATCCCAGAGGCCATGACAGCTTTTGGGTTGAAACATTTAATCAATTATTTTGGATGCAAAGTTTTTTTATATGTTCACAGAGTGGCCAGGAGTGTGTCCATTGGTACTACCTGCCTCTTGAGTGTCTTCCAGTTGATCACAATCCACCCTATGAACTCCAGGTGGGCAGAGATTAAAGTAAAAGCTTCAAAGTACATTGGCCTCTCCAGTATCCTGTGCTGGACTCTCCACATActggtaaatataatttttcctatttatacAAGTGGGAAGTTGAGCAACAAAAACATCACAAAGAGAAAAGATCTTGGATATTGTTCTCCTCCACTTCATGATAAAGTCGTTAATTCAGTGTATTCAGCATTGACATCTTTCCATGATGTTTTATGTTTGGGACTCATGCTCTGGTCCAGCAGCTCCATGATTTTCATCCTGCACAGGCACAAGCAGCGGATCCAACACATTCACAGGAACAATCTCTCCCCTAGATCCTCACCTGAGACCAGAGCCACCCAAAGCATCCTTGTCTTGGTGAgcacttttgtttcattttatgccTTTTCCTCCATCACTTACATTTATTTAGCTCTCTTTGATAATTCCAGTGGGTGGCTGGTGAACACTGCGGCACTCATCACTGCATGTTTCCCAACTATTAGCCCATTTGTTCTCATGAGCCACGACTCCAGCATATATAGGTTCTGCTGTGGAAGAAATACAGGATTCTCTCATGTCATCAGAAACATATGA